tgcctctttctctctcacacacagagaaaaaaaaaaaaggcagtttagagtaatCACTTTACCTCAAACACATCTTTTGACCATGGGATGAAATTGggggaaacccatgtgaacctAGGGGGACCATTCAACCTCGGCGTTGAAGCCTAGGAGCTGTGAGCCAGCAGTTCTATGCACTGGACCACTGCGCTCAGTGATTTAGAAGGTAATGGGGCAATTATGTTAAATTTATAGCACTGCAGCGCCACACACTAGCACGTCTGAGAAGATGCCTCAAAATTCCAGCACCACCTTTTCCAATTAAATGCCAAAGGTTGGGAGCATTTAGATTGTGAACTGTCAGCCACGGTGAATTTtcactaaaatattttatttgaaaatccATTTGCCATTACAATAAATGATTTGCTGAGGGTTACAACAACCAATGAATAATATAGTGCTAAGGATGATTTCATCTTGGTATGAGATCCCTTTGTTGACAAGTCTCATGCTCAGAATTTTCACTTTGTTGTAATCTAAAATACTTGGagataatgacaaaaaaattgttctgCAAAGCTTTCTTCCTCCTAGtctgctttatttctttaaatgattCAAGATGTTAGTACTTGTACTGTGAATAAACAGTAACTGTTTTATTGGCAATTCTGTTTTTAGCCACTGAGTTATGGCAAGCATGTAACAGGTATGTGCCACAATACTGATCTGATTTCCCTCTGAATACAAAATATGAATGGGATGCCTAATTCCCACtgcattttcttgtattttccaATTGTGACAGTCATTGCCATTGGTCCAATGCAAGAAACCAGAAGAAGAAACTCAATGTTTAAAGGGAACAATAATATCAGAGTGATCAATGATGGCCTATTCACCTACGTAACAATGCAATTAATAGGCCACTGTCACCTGGTttcaagtaaagaaaaaactcaATTTACTAATGCTAAAATTTCAAATGGTGTGCATTTTTGAGTCTCGATGCATACACACCAATCACTACAATCTCAGGATAGCATTACTTTAATGTAACACTACATTATTTGTGATATGGTTAAATTATACCTGTAGCCAAATTAACAATCCAGAAGGATCAGCAAATGTTAGTGATTTTTggaaaatacaatattattacCCGTGGTTGTATAAAAAAGCCGCCGGAACACGACCACATTCCTTGTTGAGCACAGTGTTGGAACAGACTGACTTGTCAGTCCTGACATCAGAAACATCCCTTTGAGAAGAGAAATACGCACGATGCTACTCTGACCGAACTTAAGGTAGACTTTTACACATCAGCGTCGCTGCACTCTTCCGGCTGTAATTTTTATAgctacagagacacacacaggactatggCACAAGTGTGAAAAATGCTGGTAGTGGAATATGTCAGGAGGGAATTTTTATGGAATTTCAATTTTTTGatttcagtagaaaaaaaaagtcatcgtTAAAGCTACAACTTGACCAAAAATCATTTAGTGCAAAATAAAGATGAGAAAATACATATCAAATCGATTTCCCACTTCTATGTGCAGCTAAATTCACACCTAGTGATCTAGGTATTGTTTGAGAACATGAGAAAAATTACGCGAGGCTCTGCGTGTCAATGGCTGTGTATGTTTGTAGTAGTGGTTGTTGAATCTGCATTTTTGGTTCTTGCAGTTTGCGACGAGGGGGTAAGTAGTGGGGGGTTAACTTTGGTGTTAACATTGAAGTAATTCTATTCCAAGAGACACCGCAAAGTGCTGAAGTAGTATGGAATCTATTGAAACAGGCTTGCTGCTGAACTATTTGACTATGGTATCTTAGCTAATTGTGTCTTACAAAACGCACAAATCTCTATTCAACTCGTTCATCGTTGAAAGAAGGTGAAATatccagtggtgcagtgaggaACGTCAGACCAAAGGGGGAAGAAGACAAGGATGGAGCGGTGATCAGCCAGCAATCTCCGTGGGCTCCGTCACCAACTTAGATCCATCCCAAACCGTCTTGAACTGCTCCGGAACCGGGAATTCTTTCTGTTGGAGGTAGCAAACAAATTCGCACAGTGGTTTGAGTCCACGGACCTGCAGCAATGCATCTGCCGATCCCTTTTTTGAGTAATTAAAGGGGGAGAGAGCTTGTAGGCGTTAtgttccctctcctgctgctgccataGCCACACTCACGTAGTCGTCTCCATGCGGTACCAGGATGTTCATCTCGGAGCTTTTGGCACTGATGATCTCGCAGTCCAGGGCCTCCTGGCTCAGGTAGACGTGGCAGCCCTCGGTCTTGTTGATGGAGATGGTCGGCACCCTGCCCATCACCTGAGCGGAGCAACAAGGACtagctgacctctgacctggcATGAACTCACTGTCCACCTGACCTTGTGTTTTCCTCATTTACCCACTTTCTAGAATTTCTGTCTGCTGCAGAGCGAATGCAAATTTTGTTTATGTGGCCATCCATTACATCCACAGATGTTAGAGCTCCAGTGTGGTGTTTGGGAGTGTCAATGACCAGTAACAAAAAGACGAACCACACTgcacatttatgggatgaattagAACTGAGAAACAGTTTGAGGAGAccactgttttattttcaatcattttaaatgagttttaattttactgtggcacaaaattaataaaatattaaaatataatcatACAAcctctttatttattacatatatcaatatttttatagaacctaaCCAGCATATAAATAATCTGTAGggacatattattattattatcatcatcatcatcatcatcatcatcatctgtaaTTTGACTTTCATTGACCATGACTTATCAAAAAATATGAGTCTGGATTTAAGAAAAATCACTTTATGACGAGAACACCGGTCTTAATATTGCTCGTAAGGTGAGGAAGCAGTACAGTACATCTATGTTGACTTCAAATAATAAAGCTTTATACAACATATTACAAAAAGACCAAAATAGAGACTTTGGAAATTACCTGCAACTGAATGTCTCTGGAGTTGATGACTTCTACAATGCCAACCACGTTGTCAAACACCAGGCCAAGTTTTTTACAGTTGTCTTCATGAAGGAGAAAGTATAAGTCAAAGGGAAGGCACTTTAATGAGACCAATCTGGCACTTGTAGATACCATTCCTGACTGTGAAACAATATAATAAAGGTGTTTCCGACGTGAACAAGGCCAACGTGACATTAGACGGGGACAGTTAACTGGAGCTATGGTTTGGATCACTGTGCCTTCTGCTGGTCATACTGGATGTACGACAGCTCTCCAGCAGACCTGCGCTCATGCATTCAAGACATTATTGCCCTCTGCTGGTGCCGTGTGTGCATCAATCACTGCCTGAAGTCGTAGGTGCATATCTGTCCTGGCTCACCCACAATGATGGAGTTGACCTTCCCTTTGATCTGCAGAGTGGAATTACTGCAGTTAAAGATGTACACGACCTGCCGCAGCTCCGTCTCTGAAATGACCAGGTCATGCGCCTGGTTCTGGTGTTCCTGTGGACACATGGAGACGCAACACAGACAGTTATCTCCTTGTCTGTTCTTAGATGCTTGTGGCTTCCTTTGTGTCTTTAATGCAGAGCACCAGTACTGTAACCGCCTTGTTTACAATCTTTGCTGGAGCATAGCTGTGTCAGTGTGTACAGTCGGAATTTGTACACACCAGCTGTGCACGTGAACTAAAGAGATACAGAGcccacaaatacatttattcaatcagctgatgcttttctccaaagtgactttcaatgcaAAGACACATCCTGTAtgtcaatttattcatttatacagctgggtaattttattggagcaattttacaaTAAGTACCCTGTCCTatggtactacaactggaggtgagatttgaacctacaactcttaggtccaaaggcagcacctctactcaccatgctaccagctatccctatGATTTAGAACATCAGTAAAACATCCAGTAACAGAAAGAAACATGAAAGTGACTGATGACAAACAGCTGATATGAGGCACTTACCACCCTCCACTTCTTCCCCTCGAGCTGCAGCAGCGGAGGATGACTTTGGACCGGCGCCCGCGTGGCTAGAGCGCTGGGGCTTTGGGACTTGGACGGAGAAGATGCCGGAACAGCGTGCTGAGAGCGCAGACCTGGGTTCTTGTGGGTCTTCTGGCTGTCTGAGACATGCTTCAGGCCTGAGGAGCGAAAATGAGTGGATCACATCGTTTCAGTTTTCATaggtacattaaaaaaaccaaaagtgCAAGTagccaaaaacaaacatcttcaaCACACAGGTGAGCTTTATTTCAAGTCAGACCTGGTTTTCTAGACATATTTATGAAAAGGAGTCACTCCTAACTGAATCAATAGCAATTCTAACAATGCTCAACATTTTGAACCTCGAATTGTTCATTTCTACAAcctctgtgatggattggcatcccatcctgggtgcgtcccttccctctccagccttgtgccctgtgttgccgggttagactccggttcgccgcgaccccacttgggacgagtggtttcagccagtgtgtgtgtgtgtgtgtgtgtgtgtgtgtgtgtgtgtacacacaacCTCTGCACTGTCTCCTCAACAACACTGTGTCTATGTTCTCCTACGCTACATGTGCCTTTCACCCCAGCCTCCTCCTTTCATTCCTGTGTACCAGCTCTCACACTGGTTGCCTGCTCTACTCTGACCATGCCAGTATGACCTGTCCACCTTTAGTGATGGCCTCTCCCTGGTTTAGCTGGGCAAAGAGGGCAGAATGCAGGGCCGCCGAATCTTCCGCTTTTGGGCTTTCATCGGCAAAGACCGGGGGAGgtccaggaggaggaggtggcggaggTGGACAGGGACCCTCTGAGGATGGAACAATCGGACCCTGTGGTGGAAAACCAAGAAAAGTAACAGTCAGTGAGCTTAAAGAGACTTTAGGGGTTGTACACGTATTTTCCCACAGTACAAGGggcagaaaaatatatttaacccAAGAGAAACAATGAAGGAGTGTTGTGTGTCTGAAGTAAATATTGCTGCTTCagtctgggacagctggtagtgtagcggatAGAGTTGctagtcacaggtttgattcccacctccagctgtagtacccttgagcaaggtacttaccctaaaaatactctggtttaaaaacaaaaaaagaaatgacctagctgtataaagggataaataattgtaacttgctttggagaaaagtatcagctaaataaaaaaagtaaatgactgTGTTGCACTCAACAGAAGTAATTGTGCTACTATGTCTACTTGTACCTTGATTTTCAGGACTTCTCCAAAATCTCTTGTTCTGTTTGGAAGAAGCTACTGTTTCCTGTTATTTCAAAACCTATGACAAGACTCCTCAGTTCCAGGAAAAGAAATCCCCCAGTCCATCAAATCATTACAGGGATCGTTACACAATCCGTTTTCAGTCCACATGCAGCCTGGACCACAGAAGAGCATTTCAAGTTTAACTCCTACAAGACTACGCTCCAGACAAGAGCATTAGACGAATAATAAAAGTACTCAAAAAAAATGAGCGCACTCAAAAGCACAAAACTTTGCAATTacaacacattgtattttctatgaggggcgtggtggcgcagtgggttggaccacagtcctgctttccggtgggtctggggttcaagtcccgcttggggtgccttgcgatggactggcgtcccgtcctgggtgtgtcccctccccctctggccttacgccctgtgttaccgggttggctccggttccccgtgaccctgtatgggacaagcggttctgaaagtgtgtgtgtgtgtgtgtgtgtgtattttctatgagatgcacgtcgcttcggagaaaagcgtctgctaaatgaatacatgtaaatgtaagtgtaaacgTAGTGCACTGATTTTTCATTAACACAGCAAAAGGTTCAGTGGAAAACCAGTTTGTTGGAAACCTCTTCCAACTTATTGACATCtttaaatcaataataaaaaaaaaaaaaaaaacaaaacgattCTACATTTTAATCAAACC
This genomic interval from Scleropages formosus chromosome 23, fSclFor1.1, whole genome shotgun sequence contains the following:
- the cap2 gene encoding adenylyl cyclase-associated protein 2 encodes the protein MEALVERLEHAVVRLEAVSAKMEGSAEGVSNGDIVNGVNGGLPQSVEAFDLLLSGPVSDYVVTSQAIGEDVAVHANMVKDALQVQRTFLKMSSTHKEPAQSELADLLKPISDNIQEIQNFREKNRGSKMFNHLSAVSESIPALGWVAVCQKPGPYVKEMTDAATFYTNRVLKDYKDTDKRHVDWVRSYLSIWTELQTYIKQHHTTGLVWSKTGPIVPSSEGPCPPPPPPPPGPPPVFADESPKAEDSAALHSALFAQLNQGEAITKGLKHVSDSQKTHKNPGLRSQHAVPASSPSKSQSPSALATRAPVQSHPPLLQLEGKKWRVEHQNQAHDLVISETELRQVVYIFNCSNSTLQIKGKVNSIIVDNCKKLGLVFDNVVGIVEVINSRDIQLQVMGRVPTISINKTEGCHVYLSQEALDCEIISAKSSEMNILVPHGDDYKEFPVPEQFKTVWDGSKLVTEPTEIAG